The Daucus carota subsp. sativus chromosome 7, DH1 v3.0, whole genome shotgun sequence genome window below encodes:
- the LOC108194122 gene encoding large ribosomal subunit protein eL43, with the protein MTKRTKKAGIVGKYGTRYGASLRKQIKKMEVSQHSRYFCEFCGKYAVKRKAVGIWGCKDCGKVKAGGAYTLNTAAAVTVRSTIRRLREQTES; encoded by the exons ATG ACCAAGAGAACAAAGAAGGCGGGGATTGTTGGAAAATACG GCACCCGTTATGGTGCCAGTTTACGTAAGCAGATTAAAAAGATGGAGGTTTCACAGCACAGCAGATATTTCTGTGAATTTTGCGGAAAG TATGCTGTGAAGAGGAAGGCTGTGGGCATCTGGGGATGCAAAGATTGTGGCAAAGTCAAAGCAGGCGGTGCTTATACATTAAA CACCGCTGCTGCAGTGACAGTTAGGAGCACTATACGGAGGCTGAGGGAGCAGACCGAGAGTTAG
- the LOC108196786 gene encoding uncharacterized protein LOC108196786: MHQKKSEVQIGKESSGISSDFNPTPPLLFPSTVHQKHPQQSHNFHLGFDNLASSVISGPHNYQFATQQAGLQDDSGTLLASPKTTPHKRPIVSPVSKKNASWLSSLGNFQFSSLKSEYPHRILSNSGKKVAAFKLFYRFGEWRRIRVHIRLILLLSLPFFYFLVSHPSSSFVLDFLSAFAFSAALLFSLNLALPRLPSIRLFLARSFPIKIGSRHVSKSALPVFWSIGSRSNLEKQVNSGCWVQAYSNGDVYEGEFHKGKCSGSGVYYYYMSGRYEGDWVDGKYDGYGVETWARGSRYRGQYRQGLRNGFGVYRFYTGDVYAGEWANGQSHGCGVHTCDDGSRYVGEFKWGVKHGLGHYHFRNGDTYAGEYFADKMHGFGVYRFANGHRYEGAWHEGRRQGLGMYTFRNGETQSGHWQNGIMNVPSTQNNTYPVSPVAVYHSKVLNAVQEARRAAEKAYDVAKVDERVNRSVAAANRAANAARVAAVKAVQKQIHPRTTSDEIPIPIVQDWHISQQLAA; the protein is encoded by the exons ATGCATCAGAAGAAATCAGAAGTTCAGATCGGAAAAGAAAGCAGTGGCATCTCTTCCGATTTTAACCCTACTCCACCCCTTTTGTTCCCTTCCACTGTTCATCAGAAACACCCCCAGCAATCGCATAATTTTCATCTGGGCTTTGATAATCTTGCTTCTTCTGTCATCAGTGGCCCTCATAATTACCAATTTGCCACTCAGCAGGCTGGTTTGCAGGATGATTCAGGTACCCTTTTGGCTTCACCCAAGACTACGCCTCATAAGAGGCCTATTGTCAGCCCGGTTTCGAAAAAGAATGCGTCTTGGTTGAGTTCTTTGGGGAATTTTCAGTTTTCGAGCTTGAAATCGGAGTACCCACATAGAATCTTGAGTAATTCGGGTAAAAAGGTGGCTGCTTTTAAGTTGTTTTATAGGTTTGGTGAATGGAGGCGTATTCGGGTTCATATTAGGTTGATTTTGTTGTTGTCATTGccgtttttttactttttggtTTCGCATCCTAGTAGCTCTTTTGTGCTTGATTTTCTGTCTGCTTTTGCGTTTTCAGCTGCATTGTTGTTTTCGTTGAATCTTGCGTTGCCTAGGTTGCCTTCGATTAGGTTGTTTCTTGCTAGGTCATTTCCTATCAAGATTGGGTCGAGGCACGTGTCCAAATCTGCACTGCCTGTTTTTTGGTCAATAGGGTCGAGGTCTAATTTGGAGAAACAGGTGAATTCGGGGTGTTGGGTGCAGGCTTATAGTAATGGGGATGTATATGAGGGGGAGTTTCATAAGGGGAAATGTTCGGGAAGTggtgtttattattattacatgagTGGACGGTATGAGGGTGATTGGGTTGATGGGAAGTACGATGGCTATGGAGTGGAAACATGGGCAAGAGGGAGTCGATATCGTGGGCAATATAGGCAGGGATTAAGGAACGGGTTTGGTGTTTATCGGTTTTATACAGGGGATGTGTATGCAGGAGAATGGGCCAACGGGCAGAGTCATGGATGTGGAGTTCATACTTGTGACGATGGTAGCCGCTATGTAGGGGAATTTAAGTGGGGCGTTAAGCATGGTCTTGGCCACTACCATTTCAG GAACGGTGATACCTACGCTGGAGAATATTTTGCTGACAAGATGCATGGCTTTGGTGTTTATCGTTTTGCAAATGGGCATAGGTATGAAGGGGCCTGGCATGAGGGCAGAAGGCAAGGATTAGGAATGTACACTTTCAGAAATGGGGAAACCCAATCTGGACACTGGCAAAATGGGATTATGAATGTTCCAAGCACACAAAACAATACATATCCAGTATCACCTGTTGCTGTTTATCACTCTAAAGTTTTGAATGCAGTTCAG GAAGCACGACGAGCTGCAGAGAAAGCGTATGATGTTGCAAAAGTAGATGAAAGAGTTAACAGGTCTGTCGCAGCAGCTAATAGGGCCGCTAATGCAGCTAGAGTAGCCGCAGTAAAGGCTGTGCAGAAACAAATACATCCCCGGACTACCAGCGACGAAATTCCTATCCCGATAGTACAAGACTGGCATATTTCTCAGCAATTGGCGGCGTAA
- the LOC108193294 gene encoding putative casein kinase II subunit beta-4, with amino-acid sequence MIRDRGGGSSKSEVVGGALDRKRINDALDKHLEKASANSRLLNLKEKERLSIPSTSAAGSSKSQYDNRASVNLNLKNNCADEESESDSDESDVSGSDGEDTSWISWFCNLRGNEFFCEVDDDYIQDDFNLCGLSSQVPYYDYALDLILDVESSHGDMFTEEQNELIESAAEMLYGLIHVRYILTSKGMAAMLEKYKNYDFGRCPRVYCCGQPCLPVGQSDIPRSSTVKIYCPKCEDIYYPRSKYQGNIDGAYFGTTFPHLFLMTYGHLKPQKSNQSYVQRVFGFKLHKP; translated from the exons ATGATTAGAGATCGAGGCGGTGGATCTTCAAAGTCGGAGGTGGTTGGTGGAGCGTTAGATCGGAAGAGAATCAACGATGCATTAGATAAGCATTTGGAGAAGGCGTCGGCGAATTCTAGGCTTTTGAATCTCAAGGAGAAGGAGCGCCTTTCGATTCCGTCTACTTCGGCTGCTGGAAGTAGCAAGTCACAGTACGATAATCGAGCTTCGGTGAATCTCAATTTGAAGAATAATTGCGCCGATG AAGAATCTGAGTCAGATAGTGATGAGTCTGATGTCAGTGGGTCTGACGGGGAGGACACATCGTGGATTTCATGGTTTTGCAATTTGAGAGGAAACGAATTTTTTTGTGAAGTTGATGATGATTATATTCAAGACGATTTCAATCTCTGCGGTTTAAGCAGCCAAGTTCCATACTATGATTATGCACTTGATCTGATATTGGATGTTGAGTCTTCTCATG GAGATATGTTCACTGAAGAACAAAATGAATTGATTGAATCAGCGGCAGAAATGTTATATGGTCTGATACATGTCCGGTACATACTGACCAGCAAAGGAATGGCTGCAATG TTAGAGAAGTAcaagaactatgactttgggaGGTGCCCAAGAGTTTATTGCTGCGGACAACCCTGCCTTCCAGTTGGCCAATCCGACATACCGAGATCAAGTACTGTAAAAATATACTGTCCGAAATGTGAAGATATCTACTACCCTCGATCCAAATACCAAGGCA ATATTGATGGGGCATACTTTGGAACCACGTTTCCTCATCTGTTTCTGATGACCTACGGGCACCTCAAGCcacaaaaatcaaatcagagCTATGTCCAGAGAGTGTTTGGTTTCAAGCTACACAAGCCATGA